aaaggctgtgctactgaggaaaaGGAATTAATTTTAGTccaatactcgttgtttctagagaccacgGGTACCACTGCGAAAGCTCGAAAAATTCTTTGCCATTCCCTACCGCCAATGTCTACGAAATTTGTAAAGCAGTTTCATGTGATACTGATACATATTCGTAATTCTATAGATACTACAGAAGTGATCCGAGTACATACATaatcttttcaacgattttgaaatcgatcgatcgaatttaaatctaaatttacTCGGCCATTTCTGATCAATCAACGTCAATTTCAAATCGGAGTATTGTTGAGTCGTTGATcacgttcgaagatcaaatggctgtcactttcggctccggagatataatggtataaataacGTAACCGATTAATAggcatttttatagcgttatttTTGAGCGATATTTGctcagagatgactaaacctatttttacaagcttagactcgtttgaaagttaatgttggaccattgatcaagttcgaagataaaatggctgtcactttgcatttccgtaatataattttataagtggcgtaaccggCAAAATGCGTTAACTTTtacccgctcaattttctcacggTATATACAGTCTATTGAGCAAAAATTAGAGGGAGTTAACGCGTAATTTTATGGATTACTCGACATCTAATCAATGAATTGAGATAAAATCAGAAATAATATTTTCGCTTCGGTTCTAAGAAATAACCAGGTATACAATGACCACCAATATTAACAGCACAATAGAATTCATGGGCACATCTAACCCTTGGATCCAATACATCGAACAGAGATACAAGTTCCTACTCTAACCACaggtgtgttattttgagaattttttttagtgGAAATACATATTGATTGTAGATAATATATTTAAGATACTTTATTCAAAGTAGTTGCCTTCAAAAGCTTATTTTTTCATCTATCCTCCAACTTATGAAAACCACATCGAAAAATCTGTCTTTTGGAGCGATCCAGTCGTGAAACCCTGTACTAATACTGCTCAGCAAATGCGTTAAACAACGATGAAAGCAAATGAAAGATGGAAGGGGGAAAGTCTGTGAAGTATGGTGTGTGGCTTTTGCAGTTGATGTCGATGGTTGCCAGGGTAaacccattttttttatttaaaagatattttattcaggcttatttgcgtacaagatttacgtggccgatccagctgagtttttagataaaattttttttgtcgtgaatacgacttactttactatggggcgccttttcgaaattagccatatagaagaatgggcagaacttaatcgtgaatatctcgacttgtattaatggcagcaacataattccttcactatttcatcaaaaatatgatcaggaatttaggataatattttgaacagtgtgagataactacaaacaactcaaaaattaagttttctgaagattttAAAACAGGGCGGTAAACTCTTTATTTTTTCTTGGGTTTtttgcgcaaggacgacgatttttagttagtcaggcacatatcttcaactgactgcgtatagaaggggaaccgtggttgaaaatcgatcataccatataaatcaaactgtctctcagttaaactgttaaaaagaaatttaatcAAACATAATTAACTAGTAAATTAACGTAAATTAAAAGATGAAAAGTAACAGTACTACATCACTTGACATGTAACATCATACAGAAATGTAACCAaagagaaacaataaatatttaatgtaaaaaaaaatgaaaatcgatcatttattcttttgcgttggatgaaagcagacgttgGGGCGAgaaaacgcattcaaacagcggcatcggagagtgcactttctgcgtggttaaaaacctcaaacgctcaggtcgtagttctcatttgccttccggtcgtcaaggcgagaagacgcattaaaccagtttcgcatcatttggcactgtgaGCGGATGTGTTGATTTGTTCGCAATGCTAGTACCAATTCAAGCaaaaacgattgcatcagcttacacagactcacaaatatagaaccattagatgtaatgtcacataatattataatcaaattccgacaaaaatcgatgcaatcttcaattgaatcgcttcgctctctgtattagttagtaagttagtatataagttccgttttcccattacacaatacaagtaggtttagaattttccctacacaaaaatctcagaattgcggaagcaaataatgtcttcatggtaataaccaaatcatatatataatagggctgaaaagtcaccacttgtggctgaacacccaatttaaatcttaataatttaattttaactcatattccaataaatagttatttaaaaaaataaaaaaaaaacgattgcatcagctgctgatggtttgcattggagagaaagaaaacaagaaacgaaaagtagacactcgtgttttttcatgcagttcgtttaagtgtttaaattctgaaacacagaaacaaaactgaagtaatgaactcaagtaaacacgttatctcttgagtcgtcgtttttcaaacacagaatattttcattctaaaagaagttcgtcgtgcttttcactgaatttatatttcaaaaatgaccatcgttgcaaaaatcacacataacgcctgaaattatgttgcaaaaattaccatcgtagcaggaaCAcgtctgaagttatacccaacaacttcaagtgcgttacgtttaaacttcatcgaaatcagtccgaatggatcatgatccgagaaattttaatcatggtgtattatcataacatgaaaatatattatttttcccaaatcatgactcgttttgctcatttctagaatcggaattttgcccgtatagagaattccacaatttggcccttctaacaggcagaaatgaatcctgtacagcatcttgatagtctctttcaatgaaatatgcaaacccgaaatgagataatcgacgtcaaaaatcgttcaaaattttcgcaatttacacaatcgatcaactatcacttcgaattcaaaagtgtaaagaaatcgtgtcagttttattcgtattcacgtccttcagttgatttcgttgctagttgctgtagatgcgccttgttgtacattgtttgcagttgctggttggttggatgttaAGctgttaagcaaaccttcaagttctcgtatcgaaggtcgaattttgcactgtctgaagtcaacaataattgtattctttcgtaccggcggtagcttttgttcgtttggttcactcatttcgagatcgttctattgttcactacacaatactgtacttgatttcttctgtcccgaacgtaagcggttttggtttatcgactgacttggttgaGATGTACGAGCGAACTGGGGGTAAACCCATGATCTTCTGCACTTGGGTTTCTCAAAATAAATCCATTTATCATCATTTGTTACGATCCGAAGCAGAAACCCCTTTGTTTCATGCTGCGAAAGCACTTTAGTTGCTGTTAACCTTTCCGCTATTAATTTTTTGACTTTAGGTATAGTCTTCGTTCAACAATCCTTGCGATTTGGATTTTTTGGGTTGACCTGTAGCAAACACATCATAATAACAAGATATCCATTTTTTCCGAGTATGGCGccatcaggcgagtccgcatcgaatctcgtacatggaAGTAGTGAAGaggaatgtcaaattcgtgcgcgccaaaatagtagCACTGCGCACTTATGCAATTGATAtgttatgttgaatgtgatgccgtgcgatggctttgctgaactgaagattgattgcgCCCCAAGCTGATAGGGTCTGCCTGTATTGATGTACCTTTGTCTTTTACACTTCTAAATCGTACAAACCAACATCGAGAAGCACTCTTTTGCAAAACAAAGTGATGATTGAAATATTCCCGCAAATTATCTTTTTAtcgaggcacaaatctccaactatcaaggggaacgtgccatttgaaccaatttgttctgatgcctgatataatttttatttcacttcCAGATCGAAGATCTATACGAAAAAGTTCTTTTGGAGATCATCAATGGCAATTTTGATAGTCAGGAACTTTCGGAAAAGACTCTGTTTTCGTATGCGCAGGATGTATTCAAAATGAACGAAAAAGCACATGAAGAAATTTTAAAACGTGCGCGATTCAAACCATCATCTGAAGTGTATCTGCGCGTTGAGGTAATCGAGGCCAAACTACAAGAACGTTCCGATGTGCAGGGTGGAATCAATCCGTTCGTAGTGATGTACCTTCAAAGCACCCTTCCGGACAAAGTACGAAGTTCCATCAAGGAAGAAACCACCAATCCAGTTTGGAAAGAGTGCTTTACATTGTGAGTCTAAAACATTCACTAACATTTGACACGAATTAAAAgttgtaatttttttctaactttGTAGGCCTACCAATGCAAATAACAAAGAAAATCTTATACTGGAAATGTTCCACCATGAgtgtaatatgaaaaaaataaccaAGACTATCAAAGTTTGTAGGAAGTATGCTCTTAGTTGCATTATGCCACGATCCTCCTATCAGAAATTGATTGGTAGAACAAGCATTCCTATTGAGGTAAGTAGTCTGAAAATCAAACAACTAAGAAGAATATATTTTGCAGTATCTTTTATTGGTATGTACCGTTTGTAGTCCATCAGTTCCTCCGGGTTGGTTATGTGGTATACATTGAACAAGAAAAAGCGAACCGAACCACAAGGAACAGTTAAGCTCAAATTCCACTTCAGCTCAGCACAAAACAAAGAAAAGGCGGCAGAAGAGCATGAAATACTTACGcgaatttttcttgaatatgaGCTAAGAAATTCTAGTGTAGCCCGATATTGGTGGTCGGGTAAGTTCACGGCCGCAGGAGAAGCGATACTCAAGCAACATGCTCTTTGCGCAGATTTATGTGAGATGCAAAAGACATTAATCTATTGGAATGCATATACATCGATACACATCACCTATCCAATAGCGTTTAGCCTTTTTGAAATTATATTGGGCAAGATCTGGACGTTTATTAAAAACGGGAGTCTCGACGAACCCAAATTaaaagctttttggtgtggagcaaaaaaaattcttccgtCATGTTTTGCTGTCATAATGAAGCTTAGGAAACGCATTGCCGGAGATAAGGATATTGTCAAGACTGTAATTTCTGTGCTGAATATTCTTTCTATGGTGGATAATATCAAGAGTACGTGTAGTATAGATCTTTTTTCTCCGGACGATTACGAGTAAGTATTTCGAAACTCCTAACAATTGATACTTGAATATATATTTCTTTCAACAATAGGTATTTTAAATACCGAATCCAGCAAAATCCTAACATCACGATACACGAAATGATACTACTGGCGGTTCAAAAGGGGgcaaaaaattggtttgatgGGAGTGTAACCAATACGACAAAATCCACCTTTTCTGACGAGGAAAAGCTACGAAATGCTATTCAACTTATTCATCTGCTACAAAGTGATATCATGCGAGCAACAACATACTATAATAATCCATTTAAAAGGTAATACATTTCGACATTATTTACCCAAACATAAAAATACTAAATTATATTTCAGTATCATGGAGGTTGAATATACTCGTGAACTATGTAAACAACATGAAGCGAGCATCGTAAACCATCTGAAACCAAtggtggaaaaaatatgcaaaagttTCAAAAAACTTACTATTAGACTCGATCAGCATAATCGAGTAGGGGAAATGGATTCGCTGGATATGAGCACCACTGTATTCGAGTTATATATAGTGATGAAATTGTTCCTTCAGGAAACGGACAAACAATTAAAAGGAGCACACCACCCGGATATTGTAAATTTCCATAGGTGGTTTAGCGGCGGTATCTCACATTGGTGTGAAGTATTCGCACTCAAAGCTTTAGCTAGGTTGAGTCAAGCGATAGAAATCGATTTGCTGGTTGCAGAAATTGGAAGTGAACCTAAACAATCCTCTTCTGCGGCAGAATTTTTGAACATTGTTCATCAACTGAAAGTATTCTGGCAACAACTAAGCTGGCCGGATCCAGaagagctgaatcgatttttgaGGAAAAGTATTGGGGTAAGCAGAAATGATAAAGTATGTTTGCTTTGTTGTATTTCAACACTCAAAATAGTATTTTCTGCACCAACTAAGCCAATTCGACATACACTTACTCACCTCTTAAATCGTTCTCGCACAAATTATGTCATgataaaatactgaaaaatttgaCCACTCTCTCCACCATATCAATTTGACttcttcgacgtaaaaaaaTCTTATGATATAATACGGAATATTATCATAATTGTTTCAAGTATAAAATCTCTAACTTATATCCGAATATGTCATATGTAGTGATTCATGTATCAAACTTGCCGATCCCAAGAATCATCAACCATACCATTCGTTATATTCATTGAGAAATGTAAGTTGAGTGAAACACACacttccaaatgaaattcaatcttAGCCACCCATTATATTTTTAATAAGGCGTTCGCCTCGAAAATTTATTATCGTATGTTCGATCCTCGACCTGGAAGCATTCATTCCCTAGCAGCAATTTATGTGTGATGCTTAGTTTGAaattatgagcaattttgtAGCAAACTTATCAGAAATAAGATGCTGCAGCATATTTTGTTATTTGGCTAGTGTTTGAATGGGCAAGTACGGCATCGCTTTAGCttactgagctgagctgaagtagatcgcccgtagttgcacttcgtgattgaccgaatgagtggaaatgtacaatgaaccaagaaaatgaagcttgggagaagccaaaCATTTTCACCGaaatacccactcactcctaactttttattaaatgatcaataacgacgctggctacgaccaaaggctgtgctactgaggaaaaAGAAAGGAAGGAgcgttagtccgatactcgttatttctagagaccgcgggtaccactgtatctccacgagcatcacgggataggagatttgttagtagggagggaaagagatccggatatgttttggtaaacaatatgatcttaaCAAAACATGactttcgatactcaggaaaaaaataataagtatgaaaaatataaaatatctacaaggaacgatctcaccgtaTCCCGTTTCTCACATCGCTCTGCTGTCAACAACGCGAGATTAAACACGACCACTaagagaataaaataaaaacactcgcgagtAGATCCTTTGCAGAAcaaaccctagaccttcagtctgaatgacacgatcgacttgtaaactttcacatattccattctcactactaaacacacacttccCACATCTGCACTATCactaaaaataactgtttcaaccaaattgttaactatacgtatcaaacaacacattgaaatacttttttgagagcagcaccaggacaccgcatcgcactcccagtgatgccaactctcctcaGTACGGCATCACTTTAGCTTACTATTTAAAAAATTGATTGGATAATTGAAATATTATACCTGCTATTTTAccttaaaaaaacctgttttaatccattttattacatttaattactattgttggtacttccgcaaccaaaagctggatatcggcatagtgacattcggttcattcaaccatacgctaatatgacctaccaattcatttacgattctctatgaagatttgaattttgggaaaaaaatgTACTAGTAAtcgaacttgaataaaattcagcagatcttttatgggattatcaatGGTTGGTTTATACAGtcggcaaactagagaaaataaCTAGTAAATATAAAAAGGtaatttatgaaaacaaaaatctttaaactgccttttttacactaagcaccctacctccggaagcaggggtttaagccgaatgaaaactgtaagtttgtagaaatcggttcagccatctccgagaaaaatgagtgacattatt
This genomic window from Malaya genurostris strain Urasoe2022 chromosome 1, Malgen_1.1, whole genome shotgun sequence contains:
- the LOC131440565 gene encoding protein unc-13 homolog 4B-like isoform X1, producing the protein MMRLRMSHASLNNYLDQKMDTLHAMWSKSKPKDDKRTLEKEAFFEKFGTLLKKQSNQFLLQTKREVTPLDESAETHELLVGEKSKPVVNQSSGTADDSKQDVPTVLTTEAVLLGSDAIEDLYEKVLLEIINGNFDSQELSEKTLFSYAQDVFKMNEKAHEEILKRARFKPSSEVYLRVEVIEAKLQERSDVQGGINPFVVMYLQSTLPDKVRSSIKEETTNPVWKECFTLPTNANNKENLILEMFHHECNMKKITKTIKVCRKYALSCIMPRSSYQKLIGRTSIPIESISSSGLVMWYTLNKKKRTEPQGTVKLKFHFSSAQNKEKAAEEHEILTRIFLEYELRNSSVARYWWSGKFTAAGEAILKQHALCADLCEMQKTLIYWNAYTSIHITYPIAFSLFEIILGKIWTFIKNGSLDEPKLKAFWCGAKKILPSCFAVIMKLRKRIAGDKDIVKTVISVLNILSMVDNIKSTCSIDLFSPDDYEYFKYRIQQNPNITIHEMILLAVQKGAKNWFDGSVTNTTKSTFSDEEKLRNAIQLIHLLQSDIMRATTYYNNPFKSIMEVEYTRELCKQHEASIVNHLKPMVEKICKSFKKLTIRLDQHNRVGEMDSLDMSTTVFELYIVMKLFLQETDKQLKGAHHPDIVNFHRWFSGGISHWCEVFALKALARLSQAIEIDLLVAEIGSEPKQSSSAAEFLNIVHQLKVFWQQLSWPDPEELNRFLRKSIGDICSCCVYYADRISTKLKQPEDQGRLDMASTIELMEKCALVNSNLSILIEIVRMLAVDLGYSPKETDESQDHMLPIKVLNSWKTKVLKLLVNHCMSVIKISMIDSLSRLNQIKDIIESFTKQTAYLMINSLNNDDLKLAEKDLWETLTTELNVLLKRMIDRKSTLLSFANLKDFYGIITQAYLRGLQNLHDETLAKKLFIIEKQLHLYSSSTRDLIHQYYLACLEAQNRLDEPERGIITVRCYIRNYTLEIQVISAEHIKLPLDFKGTCDSYVKVNLVPGYKFSNLQMPKTRTKSKNHSPSYNEKFMLKLTEEQLKIPDILIVFNVKVSELLGLSQRHVGECFMRLDSIPTVEPDFDINNINVRQLFLTLPENIESDCIPVLEYRQNDKEATQFFKKLKQKLGKAAYTGSAISIY
- the LOC131440565 gene encoding protein unc-13 homolog 4B-like isoform X2, whose translation is MNEKAHEEILKRARFKPSSEVYLRVEVIEAKLQERSDVQGGINPFVVMYLQSTLPDKVRSSIKEETTNPVWKECFTLPTNANNKENLILEMFHHECNMKKITKTIKVCRKYALSCIMPRSSYQKLIGRTSIPIESISSSGLVMWYTLNKKKRTEPQGTVKLKFHFSSAQNKEKAAEEHEILTRIFLEYELRNSSVARYWWSGKFTAAGEAILKQHALCADLCEMQKTLIYWNAYTSIHITYPIAFSLFEIILGKIWTFIKNGSLDEPKLKAFWCGAKKILPSCFAVIMKLRKRIAGDKDIVKTVISVLNILSMVDNIKSTCSIDLFSPDDYEYFKYRIQQNPNITIHEMILLAVQKGAKNWFDGSVTNTTKSTFSDEEKLRNAIQLIHLLQSDIMRATTYYNNPFKSIMEVEYTRELCKQHEASIVNHLKPMVEKICKSFKKLTIRLDQHNRVGEMDSLDMSTTVFELYIVMKLFLQETDKQLKGAHHPDIVNFHRWFSGGISHWCEVFALKALARLSQAIEIDLLVAEIGSEPKQSSSAAEFLNIVHQLKVFWQQLSWPDPEELNRFLRKSIGDICSCCVYYADRISTKLKQPEDQGRLDMASTIELMEKCALVNSNLSILIEIVRMLAVDLGYSPKETDESQDHMLPIKVLNSWKTKVLKLLVNHCMSVIKISMIDSLSRLNQIKDIIESFTKQTAYLMINSLNNDDLKLAEKDLWETLTTELNVLLKRMIDRKSTLLSFANLKDFYGIITQAYLRGLQNLHDETLAKKLFIIEKQLHLYSSSTRDLIHQYYLACLEAQNRLDEPERGIITVRCYIRNYTLEIQVISAEHIKLPLDFKGTCDSYVKVNLVPGYKFSNLQMPKTRTKSKNHSPSYNEKFMLKLTEEQLKIPDILIVFNVKVSELLGLSQRHVGECFMRLDSIPTVEPDFDINNINVRQLFLTLPENIESDCIPVLEYRQNDKEATQFFKKLKQKLGKAAYTGSAISIY